The following coding sequences are from one Diabrotica virgifera virgifera chromosome 2, PGI_DIABVI_V3a window:
- the LOC126880840 gene encoding uncharacterized protein LOC126880840 encodes MGQKKKNKKGGRESSGGEKENRRGGEKERDENQGEKRWRREVEEKEDPGSRTSANRSKGKEREGKRETREEREELQTKREEERKRIGREKEGEENRQKDEKNKAKSQRKENAREEGESSSSDSSSDDESEEEEQTPNCNARTKLERLQDSVAALEKLKVEVPNTRVVIKQEVDNLRNRLFDYTEELEESKKKEEVPRKSVCTTSRGVQTNMEPLKVKKMATMGVQVDLENPEAIKRRVDAITEKMAICEYEEITEFLNEDWPEEVFQRTEVKEGDISDIAADVAVFVTNNDEDKKAMETVKGMFPDLPGVPAEVDEDGGLGTVRVTMSAHVDGTWIDKEKYGFKLLPNKKEELESVKFLKTCRKLVQKMEELGRERVGIHTPTSLGVETSRRILEWAARGRGVTITLLGKKSRRGWANINTKPREQCGVVLISKNKEKSFADLMTEVKSNLTGRKSIDIKRIRQTRNQGISLELGGGREMAEEVKKLLSGSTCVSRAVAKGGVVKRRILMQEIPPNTTEDVIQKATEEAAGKERACDIVKTWTETRGGERGMMSAVMDVDEDAAEKILRMRRIRVEYTSCRVIEARTEIPRCLRCLAFGHKQWNCKGQNRRGCCFRCGKEGHIASECKTETIRCLNCDVTGHVANSRRCP; translated from the coding sequence ATgggacaaaaaaagaaaaacaaaaaaggcgGAAGAGAGAGCAGCGGGGGCGAAAAAGAAAACAGAAGAGGCGGGGAAAAAGAAAGGGACGAGAATCAAGGGGAGAAAAGATGGAGAAGAGAAGTGGAAGAAAAGGAAGACCCCGGATCTAGAACCAGCGCAAACAGAAGCAAGGGAAAAGAAAGAGAAGGTAAGAGGGAAACAAGGGAAGAAAGAGAGGAACTGCAAACCAAGagagaagaagaaagaaagagaATAGGAAGAGAAAAAGAGGGAGAAGAGAACAGACAGAAGGACGAAAAAAATAAAGCGAAGAGTCAAAGGAAAGAAAACGCAAGGGAAGAAGGGGAATCGAGCAGTTCTGACAGCAGTTCCGATGATGAATCGGAGGAAGAGGAGCAAACACCCAACTGTAATGCAAGAACAAAGTTGGAACGCCTCCAGGATAGTGTAGCGGCCCTTGAAAAACTCAAGGTTGAGGTGCCAAATACAAGGGTTGTCATAAAGCAGGAGGTCGACAACCTGAGAAACCGGTTGTTCGATTATACCGAGGAACTAGAGGAAagcaagaagaaagaagaggttCCAAGGAAGTCTGTTTGCACGACATCCAGAGGTGTGCAGACGAACATGGAGCCCTTGAAAGTCAAGAAAATGGCAACAATGGGTGTTCAAGTGGACCTAGAGAACCCAGAAGCCATTAAAAGGAGGGTGGACGCCATCACGGAAAAAATGGCAATATGCGAGTACGAGGAAATAACAGAGTTCTTAAATGAGGACTGGCCGGAGGAAGTCTTCCAAAGAACTGAAGTGAAAGAGGGGGACATCTCTGATATAGCAGCAGACGTGGCAGTATTTGTTACCAACAACGACGAGGACAAAAAAGCCATGGAAACGGTGAAAGGTATGTTTCCTGACCTACCAGGTGTTCCAGCGGAGGTAGATGAGGATGGAGGCCTGGGAACTGTGAGAGTCACGATGTCTGCTCATGTAGATGGAACGTGGATTGACAAGGAGAAATATGGATTCAAACTTCTCCCAAACAAGAAGGAAGAACTCGAGTCGGTGAAGTTCCTCAAGACATGCAGGAAACTGGTACAGAAGATGGAGGAGCTAGGAAGAGAAAGAGTAGGAATCCACACGCCAACATCACTAGGAGTcgagacatcgaggagaatcctgGAGTGGGCAGCAAGAGGAAGGGGTGTGACGATCACGCTCCTAGGCAAAAAATCCAGAAGAGGGTGGGCAAACATTAACACCAAGCCCAGAGAACAATGTGGAGTAGTACTTATCAGCAAAAACAAGGAAAAATCATTTGCGGACCTTATGACAGAAGTGAAAAGTAACCTCACAGGAAGAAAATccatcgacataaaaaggatcaGACAGACCAGAAATCAAGGAATATCACTGGAACTGGGAGGAGGAAGGGAAATGGCGGAGGAAGTGAAGAAACTCCTCTCTGGTAGCACATGTGTGTCGAGAGCAGTGGCAAAAGGGGGCGTCGTAAAGAGAAGAATCTTGATGCAAGAAATCCCACCCAACACAACGGAGGATGTGATCCAAAAGGCCACAGAGGAAGCAGCAGGTAAAGAGCGGGCATGTGACATAGTAAAAACCTGGACCGAGACACGGGGTGGAGAAAGAGGGATGATGAGTGCAGTGATGGATGTCGACGAAGACGCGGCCGAAAAGATCCTAAGAATGAGAAGAATTAGGGTAGAGTATACCTCCTGTCGGGTCATAGAAGCAAGGACAGAAATACCAAGATGCTTGAGATGCCTAGCCTTTGGACACAAGCAATGGAACTGTAAAGGGCAGAACAGAAGAGGATGTTGCTTCCGATGCGGCAAAGAGGGTCACATAGCGTCGGAATGCAAGACAGAAACAATCAGATGTCTCAACTGCGATGTGACCGGGCATGTGGCGAATTCAAGAAGATGTCCATAG